The genome window GCCCCCTTGGAAAGCGAGATCCCAAAGCTCGACTCCGACCCAGGCCACATCGCCTCCCATCAGTACGACCTCGTCTTAAACGGCGTCGAGCTTGCCTCCGGTTCCATCCGCAACCACCGGGCCGAGCTCCAGCGCAAAATCCTCTCCCTCATGGGGTTTTCCCCGGAGGAGCAGGAGGAGCAGTTCGGCCTCCTCCTCAACGCCCTCGAGTACGGGGCCCCGCCCCACGGCGGGATCGCGCTTGGCTTTGACCGCCTGGTCGCCATCCTGCGGGGAGAGGACTCCATCCGAGAGGTCATTGCATTCCCCAAGACCCAGAAGGGCGCCTGCCCCTTAAGCGAGGCCCCGTCCCCCGTCGACCCCAAGCAGCTCAAGGAGCTGCACATCAAGCTCGATCTCCCGGCTCGGCTTCCCTAATCCCAGCCGTTTGCTCGTAGGCCCTACGACCCACGTTGGGATGGGCCTATAGGCCCTCGCGCGATCGCGGTTTCCCGGCTATTTTCATAGAATCTGATTATGGGAGGAAGAATGAACAAGATAATGGCCGGAATTATGGCTCTTCTGCTTTGCAGCACCTTGAGCCCGGCTTGGGCGGACGGCCGGGACGGCAACGGCTCGGACGCTAGAACAGGCGGCTATCGCAGCCCGAGAAATAGCGATTCTGCCCTTAACCAGGAACCGCAATCTGAACCGACGCCGGAACAGAAAGATGAGAATAACCAAATCCTGCGTCTGGCCGCGGCCATGAAAATAGCTCTCGAAACCAATATTGATAAATATCCGGAAGTAAGAGACGCGACATTAAAAATGGCAAAAATGCGGTCGCTCCAGGTGGATTTCGGCAGTACATACATTGCCTTCCATGGTAAAATCCACATGGGAACGTACTCGGACCCGTACCTCTCGGTTGAGTGGGAACCATTTGAAGCGAAGGGTTTCCGCTACGTAAAAAGCGAAAACAAAGTGGTCGATGTCCCACTATGGCGCAAGCTCACGCATATCATCGCGGACAAGCACGCGCTCTTGCAACGTGCCACCTTGGAGAGTTTGTCCGACAAACGAGCCAACCGCGCCCTCAATATAGCTCTGAAATATATCCTGGCCGAATCGCGCAACAAAAAAGTGAACGCCACGGTTAAAAAAATTAATGATGAACTCACCTTCTGAATATGTTTGGTAATCGCATGACCGATCGGACCTGGGCGAGAGAGCATCCCAAGCACGCCCAAAAATGTTAAAATTACTCGCCTTCCGATTTTCGGGCGTGTAGCTCAGCTGGGAGAGCGCCTCGTTCGCAACGAGGAGGTCAGCGGTTCGATCCCGCTCACGTCCATAGTTTTAACGCGGACCGCTGACCGGCTATAAAGAAAAGGGCCAGTGCCCATCGCGTGTCCGCAGGACGCACTGGCCCTGCGGTTCGATCCCGCTCACGTCCAACTTCACGCCCACCACTACTGTCCACCGCCGTAGCCGCGCTTCAGGCGCTCCCTGAGGGCACGCAAGCCCCTTTTGAAGGACTGCTTGGCCTTGATGTGCTCCTCATGGGTAGCAGAGAAGACATGCCCCCCGGTGTTGTCGGCCACGAAGTAGACGGCGTCGGTCTCGGCGGGCCGCATGGCGGCCTTGAAAGAGTCGAGACCCGGGCTGCAGATGGGGCCGGGGGGCAAGCCGTAATGCATGTAGGTGTTGTAGGGCGACGGTGTGCGCAAGTCCTCCGTGGTGAGACCCTTCTTCCAATGCCTCAAGGCGTACTGAACGGTGGGGTCGGCCTCTAGCCTCATGCGCCTCTGCATGCGGTTCAAGTACACCGCCGCGATCATGGGCTTTTCCCGGGGCAGCACCGCCTCTCGCTCGACGATGGAGGCCAAGGTGACGAGCTGGTGGAGATTAAGCGCGGGCTTCGGCTCCGCGGCCTCGAAATGCCTCAAGATCTGGCTCTTGAACTCCTGGTGCATCCTTTGCGCCGCGGCGGCCGCGGCGGTCCCGGGCTCGAAGGAGTAGGTGGCCGGGAATAGGTAGCCTTCCAGGCGGTGGACTTGGGCTTCCTTCAAAAAGGCCTGAGCCGGGCAAACCCCTTCCGCCTCAAGCCGCTCGGCGATCTGCCGCGCCGAGAAGCCCTCTGGAATGACGACCTTGAGCTCCTTGCGGGCCGCTCCCGACGCCAGAATCCGCAAGACTTTCGTTGCCGGCATGCTGCGCCTGAGCTCATAGGTCCCTGGCTTGAGCCTGCGGTCGGTCTTGGTGAGGGCCGCCGCGAGCTTGAATAGGCGCGCCGATCTGAGGACCCCTTTCTCCTTCAAAAGCTGGGCGGTTTGCCAGGCGGAAAGCCCGGGGGGAACGGTGACCTCGACCGGGCCGCCGGGCGAGGGATAAAGCAGCCATGCCCCGAAAACCAGGAGGCCGAGAAGGGCCGCCGCGATTAGTTTGCGCACTGATACTCGCCGAATATTTCCTTGAGGCTCTGTGTGACCTCGCCCACGGTGGCGTAGACCTCGACCGCCTCCAGGATGGCGGGCATGAGGTTCTCCCGGGATCTGGCCGTTTCCCTGACGGCCTTGAGGGCGGCCGAGACCTTCGCGTTGTCTCGCCCGCGGCGCAGGCGCTTCAAAGCCCTGACCTGCCCCGACTCGACGGAGCTTGCGATCTTCAAAATAGGCGGGATCCGCCCCTCTGTCGCATGCAGGTTGACCCCGACGATGCGCCGCCGGCCGGCGTCCAGCTCAAGCTCGTGGCGGTAGGCGGTCTCAGCGATCTCCTTGTGAAAAAACCCCTTTTCGAGAGCCGGAACCACGCCGCCCAGCTCCCGGATGCGGCTCATGAGTTCCAGGGCCTGGTCCTGCACCTGGCGCGTGAGGGCTTCCAGATAATAGGAGCCCCCGAACGGGTCGGGAGTATCGGTGAGGCCGGTCTCCAGGGCCAGGATCTGCTGGGTGCGCAAAGCCGTCATCACGGCCTGGTCGCTGGGCAAGGCCAGGGCCTCGTCGTAGGAGTTGGTGTGGAGGCTTTGCGTGCCCCCCAGAACCCCGGCCAAAGCTTGGTAGGCCACGCGGACGATATTGTTCAAGGGCTGCTGGGCCGTCAGGCTCACCCCGGCCGTTTGGCAGTGCATGGGCATCATCCACGAAATTTCCCTCTTGGCCCCGAACTCCTCCTTCATGATTTTGGCCCAGATGCCGCGCGCCGCCCGAAGCTTGGCGATCTCCTCGAAGAAGCAGTTGTGCACGTCGAAGAAGAAGGAGAGCTGAGAAGCGAAATCGTCGATGTTCAGGCCCCGTTTCACCAGGCGCAGGACGTAATCGCGGCCGTCGGCCAAGGTGAAGGCCAACTCCTGGACCGCGTCGGCTCCGGCCTCGCGTATGTGGTAGCCGGAGATGGAGATGGGGTAGAAGCGGGGCACCTCGCGCACGCAGTATTCTATGGCGTCGAGCACCAGGCGCATCGAGGGCTCGGGGGGATAAAGGTACTCGTTCTGCGCGATGTATTCCTTCAAGATGTCGTTCTGGAGTGTGCCGCGCAGGCGCTTGAAGGGCACGCCCTGCTTGCGGGCCACGGCCAAGTACATGGCCAGCAGCACCGGAGCCGGCAGATTGATGGTCATCGAGGTGGAGACCTTGGCAAGGTCTATGCCGGAGAACAGAACCTCGAAGTCCGCGAGGCTGTCCACGGCCACGCCTTCCCGGCCGACCTCGCCCAAGGAACGCGGGTCGTCGGAGTCCAGCCCCATCAAGGTCGGCAGGTCGAAGGCCGTGGAAAGCCCCGTCTCCCCGTGGGAAAGCAGGTACTTGAATCTCTCGTTGGTATCCTTCGCGGTCTTATGGCCCGCGAATTGGCGCATGGTCCAGGGGTGCAGGCGGTAGCCGCTACCCTTGAGGCCGCGAACGAAGGGGTACTGGCCGGGCCTGCCGACTTCTCCTAGGTAGTCTTGTCCCGCCAAGTCCTCCGGCCCGTACTCGAGCTTGACGGCAATTCCGGAAAGGGTCGCGGGCAAGATCTCTCCTTTCAGCACTTCCACGCTCATGGCGTCCTCCTCCGGCGCCGGATCTCCTCGCGCCGGCGTTCCATGCGCTCCTGGTCCGGCCTGGGCCTCTTCTGCGCGGGTCCGCGCCGGTCGCGCAAGCGCTGCCTTTGCAGCCGATCCTCCTTCCTGCGGCGCATCTCCTCGAAGGCGCGCCGGCGCAGGGCCCGCCTTTGGGCGGGAGGCAGGGCCTTCCACTCCTTGGCCATGCGGCGAAGGCGCTTGGGAATGGCTCTCATGAACGCGCGCTGGCGGGCAAGCCTTCTCAGAACGTAGGGCTGAAGCGGGGGCTTCCCCTCGGAGATAGAGGTCTCCTGGTTGGCTTGAAGCGTCTCCATAGCACCCGAACCGCCGCTCACCTCGACGCGCCCCTCGTCGAACACTCCCACCAGCGTCTCCTTCTCCTCGGCCGAGAACTCGACGCCGAATTCGGTTCCGCGGACCGCAGCCACGGCCGTGGGGGTGCGCACCCTCAGGCTCTGCCCAGGCAGAAGCGGCTCAAGCTTGGCAAGCAGGCTCCCGAGCCCGAGCTCGATGAGCGCGCCTCCCGGCTGGGGGGAGCTCAAAACGATTTCGGAGCCGGATTTGAGCGCGATCAGGGATTTGCCGCCGATGCCTATCTCCGCGCTGCCGTTCGGACCCGCGCTCACGCGGTCGCCGGCCTCTAGAGGAAGGCCGGCCTGGGCCGCAGCGCCCCCTGGCTCCTCCTGGGTGTAGACCGTGACCGAGCCTTGGACGTCCATGAGGCGGAAGTCCCAGCCTTCCCCGGCCGTCGCGGGCCGCGCCAAGCTCGATGCCATGATCAACCCGAGCCAGGCCCGCTTCATGTCAACGTAACCCTCACGAATTGGTGCTTGCCCACCTGCAGGATGAAGCAAGCCGGAGAGTTCACCGGCTCGTCGGTCTGCCTCTTGCCGCCATTGATCTTCACCCCGCCCTGGACGATCAGGCGCCGGGCCTCGTTGCGGGACTTGGTCCCGCCCGAGCGCAGTATCAATTCGCTCAAGGAGAGCCCCGCCGGCAAGCTCAGCTCTTTGACGGCATCGGTGGGGATTTCCCGCCTGGAGAACGTCGCCTCGAAGAATTCCCTCTCCCGCCTGCCGGCCTCGGGACCGTGGAACCTGGCCGTAAGCGCCTCGGCCAGACCTTTCTTGGCCTCCATGGGATGGCGCTTCCTGACGCTCTCGACGTCTTCGTTGGTCAGGAGCTCGTAGTAAGAAATCATCAGCTCGTCGGATATCTTCATGAGCTTGCCGAACATATCCCGGGGGGGATCATTCAATGAGATCGCGTTGCCGTAGGACTTGGACATTTTCTTGACGCCGTCCAAGCCCACCAGCAGGGGAAGGGTCATCGCCACCTGCGGCTCCTGGCCCTCGTCGCCCTGCATGCGCCGCCCCATGAGGAGATTGGTCAGCTGGTCGTTGCCCCCAAGCTCCACGTCGGCGCGAACCGCAATTGAGTCGTAGCCTTGGAAAATGGGATACAAGGTCTCCAGCATGGTCAAGGGCGAGTTGGCCCTCAGGCGTTCCTTGAAATCCTCCCGGGCCAGTATCTGCTGGACCGTGTGTCGCTTCAGGACCTCCAAAAGCCGGCCCTGCACGAAGGGCTTGAGCCAAGCCGCGTTGAAGTGGATCTCGGTCCTCCTGGAGTCCAGGATCTTGAAAGCCTGCTCCTGGTAAGTCGCGGCGTTGGCGGCAATTCGCTCCGGGCTCAAAGTCGGCCGGGTGGAGTCGCGGCCGGAGGGATCGCCGATGAGGGCGGTAAAGTCTCCTATGATGAGGACGGCGACGTGGCCTAAATCCTGGAAGGCGCGAAGCTTCATGAGCACCACGCTGTGGCCCAAATGCAGATCGGCGGAGGTCGGGTCCACGCCCAGCTTGACGCGCAGGGGCCTTCCCAGGGAAAGCTTGCGATCGAGCTCCTCCTCGCTCGCCAGAGAAACGCAGCCGCGCTTGAGATGAACTGCCGGATCCATGGTTGCCTTACCTGCTCCGCATGGAGCAACCATTTCCTGCGCTATGCTCGGTCATGGAGGGGATTCTACCTAAAATAAATCGTAGGGGTCCACGTTCAGCCTGAGCTTGGACCCAGTGGGAGCGGGATAGGCCCCAAGCCAAGCCAGGGCCCGACCCAGCTCCGCCTCCGACAGCTTGAGCAGGATGTGGAAGCGAAACTTGCCCAAGGCCAGACGCACCACCGCGGGAGCCGGGCCAAGGACCCGTTCGCCAAGCCCCAGCTCATCGCGCAGCCTTCTGGCGCAGTCCCGTGCCGCCTGCTCGACATCCTCTTGCCGGGCGCCGCTCCAGAGGGCCCTGAGCAAAATCGAAAACGGGGGATAACCCAACTCTCGGCGCGAGCCCAGCTCCGCTTCCGCGAAAGCCGCGTAATCCCCGTTGAGCGTTCCGAGAATGGCGATATGGTCGGGCTCGAGGGTTTGCAGGAGCACCTCTCCCTTCTTCTCGGCGCGGCCCGAGCGGCCGGCCACTTGGGCTAAGAGCTGCATGGTCCTCTCGGAGGCCCTGAAGTCGGGCATGTGGATCATGGTGTCGGCGTCCACCACGCCCACCAAGGTCACCTCCGGAAAATGGAAACTCTTGGCCACGAGCTTGGTGCCGACGAGGATGTCGGCCTCTCCCGCCTTGAAGCGCTCGTAGAGGCGAGACTCCGCCGAACCCTCCTTAGAGACGGTGTCGCGGTCCATGCGCAGAACCCGGGTCCCTGGCAGGCGCGCCTTGAGTTCGGCCACGACCTTCTGGGTCCCGACTCCCGAGACGCGCAGGGCCTGGGCCTTGCACCGCGAGCATTCCGCGCGGAAGTCGGACTTGCGGCTGCAGTGGTGGCAGACGAGCCAATAGCCTCCCTCGGGATTCTGGTGCTGGATCTTGGCCACCCCGCAGGAGGAGCAGCGGTCGACCCACCCGCACTTGCCGCACATGACCAAGGTGGAAAAGCCCCGGCGGTTGACCAGAAGGATGGACTGCTCGCGGTTCTTGAGGCGCTCCTTGATCTTCTCCACAAGCTCCTCGGAAAGGCAGCCCGCCTTGGGCTTGGCCACGACCTGGACGGCGGGACGGGGCACTCCGGAAACGCGCTCGGGCATGGGCAGGAGCTCCCAATCGCCCCGCCGCGCGCGCTCCCAGCTCTCAAGGGAGGGAGTGGCCGAGCCGAGAACGGCGAGCGCTGCGAAACGCCTGGCTCTCTCGATGGCCACCTCTCGGGCGTGATACAGGGGGGACTGCCCTTCCTGCTTGAACGACTCGTCCTGCTCCTCATCGATGACCACCAGGCGCAGGTCCTGGAAGGGCAGGAGGCAGGCCGAGCGGGCCCCGACCACGACTCGGACTTGGCCCATCCTCAAACCCCACCAGGCCTGGCGGCGTTGGCGCACGGGAATCTCGCTGTGCCAGAGCACCACGGGGACCTCGAGGGCGGCTTGGAATTCCCCGAAAAAAGGGGCAGTGAGGGCTATCTCGGGAAGAAGGAACAGGACCTGGCCCTGCCGGGAAACGGCCTGGCGTATGAGACGCAGATAAACCTCGGTCTTGCCCGAGGCCGGCACCCCGTAGAGCAGTGAAACATGGGGTTTTCTTTCCTTGAGCCTTTCTGCAAGAGAGTCGAGAGCCCGGCTTTGACTGGCGGTGAGCGTGAAGCCCTTCCCGGCTGATTCCCGGACCGCCGGGAAAGAAAGAGCGCCTCCCGGCAAGGGCTGCTTGATGAAACTCGGCAGAACGGCCTTGACGCACTCCCCGATAGGAGCGGCGTAGCGCCGCGAAATCCAAACGGCCGCCTCCAAGAGCTCGGGGGTGAGCGCGGGCTCGGCCTCGAGCGAGGCCTCGAGCGCCTTGAGCTTCCTCTCCGGCTCCCCCTCGAAAACGCAAAGAACGGTCCCCACGGCTCGCCGGGGCCCGAAGGGGGCTCGCACCCGCATCCCGGGGCTCACGGGAAGGTCCTCTGGGACCTGGTAATGAAAGCCTCGGTGAAGGGGAACCGGAAACGCGACCTCGGCGATGCGCATAATCGTCTATTTGAAGGCGGTGAAGACGAAATGGGGCGGAATATTTCGGATCTCGAACTCGGTCTTGACCCGCTTGAAATAATCCTTGAGAAGGGGGATGAGGTGGGTTGTCACCTGATAAGCCACGAAGCGCCCGCCGGGCTTCAAGAGCTCGGCGGTCTTGACCAGGAACTCGTGGCGCCCCCTGCCGGAGAGGAAGGCGAATGGGATGCCGGAAACGATCACGTCGGCGCGCGCGACGCCGAAGCGCCTGGCGATGGCCTCGATGCCGCGCACGTCGCCCTGGCAGGTCTTGAGCCTGGGGTCCGAGAGACGCTTCAAGGAGGCGAAAAGACTCCGGTTGAGTTCGATGGCAAGCATGGAGCCGCCCGCGGGAAGGTTATCCAGTATTTTCTTGGTCAGGACCCCGTCCGCCGCCCCGTACTCGATAACCACGGGGCCGGGACTCTTCAAGTCCATGGCCCTGATGACTCTGGCGGCCAGGTATTTGCTGCTGGGAGTCACCGAGGCCACGCCCTTGTCGTCCATGAAATATTTGAAATAGGAAAACAGCTTCTCGTCGGCCGCGGAGTCGTCCCTGAAGAATCCGCGGACCTTGGAGGGCTTCACGACAGCTCCAGCTCCTGCTTCAGGCTTTTCATGTCGGTCCAAACGTCCTTTTTGAGTTCGGGATTGCGCAGGAGCGCGGCCGGATGGAAGGTGGGCAAAAGCTTGATCGCGGTCGGCGCGCCCTGCGGCAGATAAGACTGCCATTGCCCGCGGATCTTCGTGATCTGGATCTCGCCGCCCAGAATGGCCCGCGCGGCCACCGCGCCCAAGGTCACCAGCACTCGCGGAGAGATGACTCGGATTTGCTCGTCGAGATAGGGGCGGCAGGCCGCCATCTCCTCGGGGCTCGGCGGGCGGTCGTTGCCGCGGGCCTCGGGATCGGAAGGGTCCTTCATAGGATGGCACTTGACCACGTTGGCGATAAAGACCGTCCGGCGCGAAAGCCCTATGGCGGCCAGTATCTTGTCCAAGAGTTGGCCCGATCTCCCCACGAACGGCTCGCCCCGGTGGTCCTCGGAAAACCCAGGTCCTTCCCCGATGAAGATGACGCGCGCCTCGGCAGAGCCCACCCCGGGCACGGCCTGTATCCTCTGCGAGCCCAGGGGGCATCCCCGGCAGGCTTGGACGCGCGCGGCCAAGGCCTCCAGGGCCGCGGCCCGGTCCGAAGGAGCCGGCGCCGGGCCAGGGCTTATGTCGGACTCGTCGGCCAGCGCGGCACGTTTCTTGAGGGAACGGCTCAGCTCCAGTAATTCGTCCTTCACAGCAAAACCTCCGCCGCCGCTAAAATAGCCCGGGCCAGGGCGTCCTTGGATTGTTCTGGCAGGGACCGGACCCAGCCGTCTCGCCTCAGAATCGAGGCTTTGGACCTGTCTCCTCCCAAGGAGGAAGGGCCGTTAAACACGACAAGGTCTAGGCCCTTGCGCCTCATCTTCTCTCGAGCCGCCTCCAGACCCGCGCGCGTCTGGAGGGCAAAGCCAACCACGATCGGGCGGCCCTGAGAAGACTTGCGGCCCGCCACCGCTTTGATGATATCTGGATTCGGGATCAAAGTCAAACGCAGGGGCTCCGGGCCCCGCTTGATCTTATGGGCACGGCGCGCGGCGAACCTCCAGTCCGACACCGCCGCGGCTCCTATGACCAAATCCGCTCCGGGCAGGCGCGCCAAAACCTCCCTGAGCATATCAAGGCCCGTGAGAACGCGAACCACCTCGACCCCCTTGGGCGCGGGAACGCAAGAAGGCCCGCTCACCACCGTCACGCGCGCGCCACGTTTTATCGCCTGGCGCGCCAAGGCCCAGCCCATCCTCCCGGAGGAGGCGTTGGTCATGAAGCGGATGGGATCGAGGAATTCACGGGTGGGACCGGAGGTGATGAGAAGGCGCAGCCCGCGCATCTCAGCGCCGGCAGGCGCGCGCGACTATTTCCACGGGCTCCAGGAGCCGACCCCAGCCGCTCTTGCCACTGGCCAACTCGCCTTTGCCGGGCCCCCAGACCCGATAGCCGAACTTCTTGATCCGGCGCAGATTCTCTTGGGTCGCGGGGTGGGTCCACATCTCCTCGTCCATGGCGGGGCAAACCGCCACCGGAGCCCTCGTGGCCAGGATCAAGCCGTCCAAAAGGCCCTCGGCGCGGCCGCAGGCCAGGCGCGCCATGAAATCCGCCGAGGCGGGCGCCACCACGACCCGGTCCGCCCAGCTGGCCAGGGAAAGATGCGCCATGTCCCACAAGGCGGGATCATGCATATTCTGAGCCACCGGATTGCGCGAGAGCGCTGCCAAAGTCATGGGAGTGATGAACTGCGCGCCTCCCGGAGTCAGCACGCAGCGCACTTGGCAGCCGCGCTTGACCAGGCCCCGCGCTATTTCGGCGGATTTGTAGGCCGCGATGCTGCCCGTCACGCCCAGGACAACGCGAAGGGGGGATTTCGGCAAGGCCGTGGGACTCTCAGTTCTTGGACTTGGCCTCGACCCCATTAGGAGCCTCGGAGGCCTCGGCGGGGGCGCTGGCCATGGCCTTCTTGAGATCCTTCCAGTCCACCTCGCCGCCCAGGACATCCCTCAAGGACAAATCCAACAGCTCGTTGGAAGTCAGATGGCGATTCTCTTCCTTGCGCCGGAGAACCTTGGCCCATTGGGCCGCCAAGGGAATGGCCGCGTACTTCTCGCCTTGGTAGTTCAGGATGATCTCTTCGACCGGCTTGGGCTCCTTGTGCGCCTTGGCCGCGTTTTCCTTCTTGCTCATCGTTCCTCCGTTGGGGTCAAAGCCGGGACCCTGCCGTCACGAAATCCGGAAATTCCTGGCGGCTGACCTTGAGGCTTTCCGCCGTCAGGATGCTCTCGACCTGCGCCACCGCCTGTTCGAGATTGTCGTTGATCACGAAATAATCGAACTCCTTGACCGCGGCAAGCTCGCCCCTGGAGTTGGCCAGCCTCTTGCTCGCCGACTCCGCGTCCTCCCGCCGCGCCGCCAAGCGGTCCCTGAGAGACTCCAGGGAGGGAGGGGCTAGGAACACCAGGATCGAGTCCGGGATCTTTCTGCGGACGGCGGCCGCGCCCTGAACATCGATGGCGAGCAGGACTTGGTGTCCGGCCTTGATCTGCGCCTCTATGAATTGCCGGGGAGTGCCGTAGTACTCGTCGTGGACCATAGCCCACTCGAGGAAGTAGTTGCCCTGGATCTTCTTCTTGAACTCCTCCCGGGTCAGAAAGAAATAATGCTTGCCGTGCCGCTCCCCGTGCCTAGGGGAGCGGGTCGTGCATGAGACCGAGCAGCGAAGATCCTTGCGCTTCTGAAGCAGTTTGCGGGCGATGGTGGATTTACCCGTCCCGGAGGGAGCCGAGATCACGGCCAGAGTCCCTTTTGGCATCAACTTTCATTTTAGCAAATAATGGCGCCGCAGACAAATTTTATTGAAAATGCTACCTTGGACTCATGAACAGGCCCCGCCTGGAGCTGATTTGCGTGGGTTCCGAACTCCTGAACGGGCATTTGAACACGCACCAAAGCTACATAAGCCTCCGGCTCAAATCCGCTGGGCTAGAACTTTCCAAGGCCTCGACTTTGCCGGATGACTTGCCGAGCTTGCGCGAGGAGATCAGGGCCTGCCTCAAGCGCTGCGACGCCCTGCTCCTCTGCGGAGGCTTGGGCCCGACATTCGATGACGTGACGCGCCAGGCCGCGGCGGAGGCCCTAGGACGAAAACTCGTCTACCGGCCCGCCCTTTACTCGGAAATCAGGAAAAAATTCCGCCGCCACCGCATGGCAGCACCCCGGGAAAACCGGCGCCAGGCCTACGTCATCGAGGGAGCCGAGGTTCTCCCCAACGGGACCGGCTCGGCTCCAGGGCAGCTGCTGGCCGTCCCGAGGGAAAAGATGCCGTGGCCCCAGGCCGTGGCTTTGATGCCCGGCCCCTTTGCCGAGCTTTCGCCCATGTTCGAATCGAGGGTGCTCGGCTTCCTGCGCAAGACCTACGGGCGGGGCATTTTCGCGCGCCACTTGGTCGCGCACCTCTCCGGCCTTCCCGAATCCGTGGCCGACCAGCGCCTGGCGTTTCTCACGAAGAATCCCCGTCCAGGGGAGGCCTTCACCATCTTGGCCTCGGCGGGCCAGGTGGATTTCCACGCCACGACCACTGCCGCGACGCCCGGCCTCAGCCGGAAACTCCTGGAGCGCATAAGGCAAGGCCTTTACGCGGCGGTCGGCCCCCGCATCTTCGCGGAAGGTTCCGAGACCTTGGAATCCACCGTGGGCCGCCTGCTTAAGAGGAGGGGCCAAACCTTGGCGACGGCGGAATCCTGCACCGGCGGCCTCTTGGGGGCGCGGCTCACCTCGACGGCGGGGAGCTCATCCTATTTCCTTGGAGGAATCGTGGCTTACTCCAACGAGCTCAAGACGCGACTCCTCGGGGTCCGCCCGGAAACTTTGGCCAGACGCGGCACGGTCTCGAGCGCCTGCGCGCGGGAGATGGCGGAGTCGGTCCGGCGCATGGCCCGGGCCTCTTGGGGGCTGTCGATCACGGGCATCGCGGGCCCCGGCGGCGGCACGCCCGATAAACCGATCGGCCTCGTCTTCGTCGGGCTCTGCGGAGGCGAGGGGAAGGGCAAGCACTCCCGCGCCTGGAAGCTGTCCCTGTCTGGAGAAAGGGAAACCATACGCCAAAGGGCGGCCGGCGCGGCCCTCCACTTATTGCTGAGCGAACTCAATGCCCAAGCGCAAGAATAGCGCCTCCATGCGCGAGGCCCTCCAAGGAACCCGCCAGCGGCTTCGCGCCATAGTCGAGAACTCCCCGATCATCCTCTGGCTCATAGACCTAGACGGCGTCATCACCTTGTGCGAGGGCAAGGGCCTCGAAAGCCTGGGATTTAAGTCCGGCGAACTTGCCGGCCAATCCATCTTCGAGCTCTGCCGAGACTATCCCCTGATCCTGGCCCAAGTCCGGCGCGCGCTCAAAGGCGAGGATTTCACCGCCGCCATGGAGTACAAGGGCGTGATTTACGAGACCCGCTATTATCCGCACCGCGATTCAAAGAGCCGGCGCGGAGGCGTCATCGGGATTTCGACCGAGATCACCGAGCGAGTCAAGGCCGAGCAGCTCTTGCGCCGCCAAGCCGCGGCGATGAAGGCCTCGATGGATGGCATCGCCATCATCGCCGACAGCGGGCGCGTCGTCTATTTGAACGACGCCTACGCGGCGATCTACGGCTATGAGCGGGCCAGCGAGCTCCTGGGCAAATCTTGGCATAGGCTTTGCGGCGAGGAGGACCTCAAGCGCCTGGCCGCCGAGATCATGCCGGCCGTCAAGAATCAAGGCCACTGGCACGGAGAGGCCGCTGGGCGAAAGAAGGACTCGACCCTGTTCCCCCAGGAAATCTCGCTGACACGCATCGAGGGAGGGGGATTGGTGTGCGTGGTAAGGGACGCCACCCAGCGCAAGCAGGCCGAGGAGGATCACGGGAGGCTCCTCAAGCTCGAGCAAATCGCCCGCACGGAGGCGGAAGCCGCCAGCCGCGCCAAGGACGACTTCCTGGCCGTCGTCTCCCACGAGCTGCGCACTCCCATGACCGCGATCATGGGCTGGATGAAGCTCCTGCGCTCGGGAGAGCTCTCACCGAAGGACTCCGAAAGGGCCATGAACATCATCGAACGCAACATGCAGCTGCAGTCCCAGATCATCGAGGACCTTCTCGACATCTCCAGCATCGTCACCGGCAAGACCCACATAGAGCCGGAGGCCCTGGAGCTCAAGGCCTGCCTGCAATCCGCCCTGGAAACCGTGCGGGCCATGGCCGAGGCGCGGCGCGTGACGTTGGAGATGCGCGTCGAGTCAGAGCCCCGGGCGGCCGGGGACGCGGCGAGACTCCA of Elusimicrobiota bacterium contains these proteins:
- a CDS encoding PAS domain S-box protein yields the protein MPKRKNSASMREALQGTRQRLRAIVENSPIILWLIDLDGVITLCEGKGLESLGFKSGELAGQSIFELCRDYPLILAQVRRALKGEDFTAAMEYKGVIYETRYYPHRDSKSRRGGVIGISTEITERVKAEQLLRRQAAAMKASMDGIAIIADSGRVVYLNDAYAAIYGYERASELLGKSWHRLCGEEDLKRLAAEIMPAVKNQGHWHGEAAGRKKDSTLFPQEISLTRIEGGGLVCVVRDATQRKQAEEDHGRLLKLEQIARTEAEAASRAKDDFLAVVSHELRTPMTAIMGWMKLLRSGELSPKDSERAMNIIERNMQLQSQIIEDLLDISSIVTGKTHIEPEALELKACLQSALETVRAMAEARRVTLEMRVESEPRAAGDAARLQQIFWNLLVNAIKFNNEGGRVVARLWQEEDRACARVEDSGIGIDPGFLPQIFEPFRQAESSLTREHRGLGIGLSIVKHLVELHKGSIEAASPGRGGGATFTVKLPLLKAGSAQLKASAAREASASPPLNLDHTLKRRKIMVVDDEPDSLRLFSMILKQCGAEVLTAGSAREALELLTRERPEALISDIAMPHEDGYSLIRKIRALEASRGGRIMALALTALAKDEDAQRALAEGFQVYLSKPVEPAKLIAAVCGLLEPRV